The following is a genomic window from Gammaproteobacteria bacterium.
ACAAAAGTGGCAGTTCCTTCTTGAACATGAGCACGCAGGACGGCACCGGTGCGATGATGTCGCAGCCCTGCTCCACCATGCGCGCCAGAACCGGGATGTTGGCATTCTTGAGTTGCTCCACGGTTTCCAGATCGCCCAATTCCAGCTTGGGCATCCCGCAACATTTTTCCTGCGGCACCAAGTCCACCGTCAGGTCGTTATGCCGGAACACGGTGGTCATGTCCTCCACCATCTGCGGGAGATTGCGATTGCCATAACAAGTGACGAAGACCGCGACCTTGCCGCGCGTCTGTCCCGCCGGCCCGGCCTGAATTGGTGGGCCTTGCCGCCAGCGCTTGCGCGCGCTCTTGCTGTGATATTTCGGAATGGAGGCATCAGGATGAATGCCCAGCGCCTTGTCCAGCAACTTGCGTACCGGTTTGGCCCTGTTCGCTGCGTTGACGATTTCTGCCACGACGGGAATGCCGGCAAGATTGCCCACCAGATCCGTTGAAGTCAGCAGGCGATCGCGAAAGCGGCTCTTGCCTTTTTTGAAGTTCTGCGCCTTGGCGCGCAACATGAGTTGAGGGAAATCCACGTTCCATTCGTGCGGCGGTACGTAAGGACACTTGGTCATGTAGCAGAGGTCGCAGAGATAACAGTGCTCCACGACCTTGCCGTAATCTGATTTGGCGACGCCGTCGACCTCCATGGTGGACGAGTTGTCCACCAGATCGAACAGCGTCGGGAAGGCCTGGCACAGACTGACGCAACGACGACAACCGTGGCAGATGTCGTAGACGCGTTCCAGTTCCTTGACCAGCGCGGGTTCGTTGTAGAACTCCGGCGTTTTCCACGGCACGGTATGGCGGATGGGCGCCGAGAGGCTTCCTTCGCGTGAACCCTCACCGGTCATGCAGAATTTTCCCGTTATGCATTCGCATAAAACTACAGAGCCGGGATGTACCCGGCTCTGTCATTGAAATCAACATCGGTTGCAGCTTAACCGATGCTGTCCAGCGCTTTCTGAAAACGGTTGGCGTGGGAGCGCTCGGCCTTGGCCAGCGTTTCGAACCAATCGGCGATTTCGCCAAAACCCTCGGTGCGCGCGGTCTTGGCCATGCCCGGATACATGTCGGTGTATTCATGCGTCTCACCGGCAATCGCAGCCTTGAGATTGTTGGAAGTGGAGCCAATGGGAAGACCGGTGGCCGGATCGCCCACCTGTTCCAGATATTCCAGATGGCCGTGCGCGTGGCCGGTCTCGCCTTCCGCGGTGGAGCGGAATACGGCGGAGACATCGTTGTACCCTTCGACATCCGCTTTTTGCGCGAAATACAAATAACGGCGGTTAGCCTGGGATTCGCCTGCAAATGCCGCCTTCAAATTGCCCTCTGTTTTGCTGCCCTTCAGATTTGCCATGGTACTTTCCTCCAAACATATTTATGTGGTGCCAAAATCCGTTAATTAGACTATGTCTAATCCTCATGGCAGTCTAGTGCGCCGTTTTGGAACTGTCAATAAATTCAAGATGAAATTGACCCTGCCACCCGCTCTAGGCTAACGTTTGCCACTTCTTTAATTATCGTGCCACGCCCATGAACAAAAAACGTGAAAACATCGACTTTGAAAAATCGCTTAAGGAACTGGAGGAAGTGGTGGCGCGGCTGGAGGCCGGGGAATCATCATTGGAACAATCGCTTAAGGACTTCGAACGCGGTATCGCCTTGACCCGGACCTGCCAGAAGGCGCTGGCGGAGGCCGAACAAAAGGTCAAAATTCTTACCCAGAAAAACGGCCAGGAGGAATTGCAGCCCTTCGAGCCGGAAGCCGAGTAGGCAATGACCGATCTGCAAGAAGCCATGCGGATCTTTCAGGCCCGCAGTGAGGCGGCGCTGGAATCCTGGCTGCCGGCCGCCAGCGTCCCCCCGCAACGATTGCATGAAGCCATGCGATATTCCGTCCTGGGCGGCGGCAAGCGCGTGCGCCCATTGCTGGTCTACCTCACCGGCACGGCGCTGGGCGTCGCGCCGGAAATACTGGACGCGCCCGCCGCCGCCGTTGAATTGATTCACGCCTATTCGTTGGTTCATGACGACCTGCCGGCGATGGACAACGACGATCTGCGCCGCGGCCGCCCCACCTGCCACAGGGTTTATGGCGATGCCATGGCCATACTCGTCGGCGACGCCCTGCAGACGCTGGCCTTTCACATCCTCTCGCGCGGCGGCCAACAAAATCCAAGCGCGACGCAGCGGCTGGCCATGCTCGAAACGCTCGCCGAGGCCAGCGGCTCGCTCGGCATGTGCGGCGGCCAGGCCTTGGATCTCGATGCAGTCGGTCACCAGTTGACCTTGAACGAATTGGAAAATATGCACCTGCACAAGACCGGCGCGCTCATCCGCGCCAGCGTGCGCCTGGGCGCGCTGAGCTGTGCCGGGGTGAGCACGGATCAATTGCAACAATTGGATGTCTATGCCCGCGCCATCGGTCTGGCGTTCCAGGTGCGGGACGACGTCCTCGACGTCGAAGGCGCGACTGAAACCATCGGCAAGCCGCAAGGCTCCGATTCCGCGCGCAACAAACCGACCTATCCCAATCTGCTGGGTCTGGAAGGCGCGAAACGAACCGCCGAACAATTTCATCAACAGGCCGTGCAAGCCATGAATGAGTTTGGGGAAGCCGGAAAGCTGTTGCGGGAACTGGCGGACTACATCGTGCGGCGCGAAAAATAGCATCGCCCGGGGCGCGCACAAATTGCTGGCCTTACAGAACCAAACTGCCTAAAATCAGGACTAATCCATCGGCGCTGACATCGGCCCGGAGCCTGCAGCGCCACTCAATGCACCCAAGGAGCTCTTCATGAACAAGCCGACGACCATCTACAAGGAATTACCCGACACGCAGGCCAGCGCGGACACCCGCCATCTCCCGATCGATCGCGTCGGCATCAAGGACATACGCCATCCGGTGGTGGTCAAGGATCGCGCCGGGCGCGAACAGCACACCGTCGCCCGGTTCAACATGTATGTCGGCCTGTGCGAAAAATTCAAGGGTACCCACATGTCGCGCTTTGTGGAGATTCTCAACAAGCACGAGTACGAAATCTCCGTGGAGTCCTTCATGCGCATGGTAAAGGAGACCGCCGACGTGCTGGAGGCCCGCAAGGGGCACGTGGAGATGGTCTTCCCCTACTTCGTCACCAAGGCCGCGCCGGTCTCCGGCGTCAAGAGCCTGCTGGATTACGAAGTCACCTTTTCCGGTGAAATCAACAACGGGGTGATGAGCACGGGCGTCAAGGTTGTCGTGCCCGTGACCTCCCTGTGCCCGTGTTCAAAAAGCATTTCCGACTACGGCGCGCACAATCAACGTTCGCACGTTACCGTCAACGTGCGCATCCGCGATTTTGTCTGGATTGAGGAATTAATCGATATTGTCGAGAAGGCCGCCTCCTGCGAACTGTACGGCCTGCTCAAGCGGCCGGACGAAAAATATGTCACGGAACGCGCCTATGACAATCCCAGATTCGTGGAGGACATGGTCCGCGACGTGGCCGTGCAATTGAATGCCGATGATCGCATTGCGGCCTACACCGTGGAATCGGAGAATTTCGAATCGATTCACAACCACTCCGCCTACGCCATGATCGAGTGCGACAAGGACGCCAGGAAATAAGAACGGCGCCTCGTTACGGCCGCTCCTGCTGTTTGGCTTGTTCCCAGAGGGCGTCCATTTCAGACAGACTGGCATCCGCGGGCACTTTGCCCTGTTCGCGTAATTTTTCCTCGAGGTAGCGGAATCGCCGCTCAAAGCGGGCGTTCGCGCCGCGCAGTGCCTGCTCCGGTTCCACGCCGGTGTGACGCGCAAGATTGACGCAGGCGAAAAGCAGATCGCCGATTTCAGCGGTTTTTCGCTCAGGCGCATCGTTCAGTGCATGCTCGACTTCCCCCAATTCCTCGCGAACCTTGGCCAGCACGGGCGCGGGTTCGTTCCAGTCGAAACCGACGCGCGCGGCGCGTTTTTGCAGCTTGACCGCGCGGCTCATGGCCGGCAATGCCGCGGCGATGCCATCAAGGACACCGGTATTTTGTTGCGACTGCCGGCGTTCCTGTTCCTTGTGCTGCTCCCACTGCCGGGACAACTCGGCAGCCGTGCCGGCCGGCGTTTCTCCGAAGACATGCGGGTGGCGCGTGGTCAGCTTGTCGGCGATGGCCCGAGCCACGTCTTCAAAGTCGAACCAGCCGCGCTCGGCGGCCAGCTGGGCGTAAAACACCACCTGGAACAGGAGATCCCCGAGTTCACCGCGCAAGGCGTCAAAGCGTTCCTGTTCAATGACATCCGCCACCTCATAGGCCTCCTCGAGGGTGTGCGGCACGATGCTTTTGAAGTCCTGCGCCCGGTCCCAGGGACAGCCCTTCTCCGGATCGCGCAAGCGCGCCATGATTCCCAGCAACCGCTTCATCGATTCCATAATTCCCCCTCCATCACCGGCTTACGACTTGATTTTAGCGGGTTAATCGCATACAAAATGAACGTGAACCGGCTTGTTACGGTCAAAACCGGTGAAAAAACGCGAAAGAATATGTCCTCACCCTTGATATTGCGGCTGGATGTCTCCGGAATTCCCATCACCTGGGTGCCGTGGCAGGACGCGGTCTGCCTCTACAGCCGGGACATGATCGCATGGTCCACGGGTGAAAGCGTTTTCACCTACCGCGGCGGCGTCTCCCGACTCACCGGCCAGCGCTCCGTGGTCTCGATCAATTCCATCATCGCCATTAAACGTTCGGACACGACGCACTACGTGCGGCGCGGAATTCCCCCGCTCAGCAACAAGGAATTGTTCCTGCGCGACGGCCATCTGTGCATGTACTGCGGCGATGAATTCCCCGAAGGCCATTTGACCCGCGACCACGTCATTCCGCTGTCGCGCGGCGGGCGCGATTGCTGGTCAAACGTGGTGGCTGCCTGCAAAAGTTGCAACGCCCGCAAGGGCAACCGTCTGCCGGAGGAGTCCAAGACCACATTGCTCGCCGTGCCTTACGTGCCCAATTGGGCCGAGTTTCTCGCACTCAGCAACCGGCGCATCCTGGCCGACCAGATGGAATTTCTCAAGGCGCAGTTCAAACAGAAGCATCGGCTGTTGAGTTTCCAATAGCCTGCCGCGCGGCAGGCCCAGTCTTTCCCGTTGATTTTCACCCCATGAGCCGCGCCTTTGTCAAGGAACCGGACGGCGATGCCGCAGGCGACGAATTGCCGGAGCGCGCGCCGAGCCCGCATCCCAATTACATGACGCCCGGCGGCGCCCGCCGGCTCGCCGAGAAAGTCCAGAATTTGCGGGACCGTCGTGATCAGTTGGTCAAAACCAAGGATGCCGATATGACGGCGGCGAATGAATTGAAGCAACTCGAACGCGAATTGCGTTATCTGGAACATGCCCTGCAAAGCGCCATTGTAATCGACACACACCTACAGGCGCATGACGACGTGCGCTTCGGCGCGGCGGTAACCGTGATCGATGAAGAAAACCGCTCCCACACCTTCACCATCGTGGGCGAGGAGGAAACCTGCGCGCCAAGGGGATGCATCAGCTGGGTTTCGCCTCTGGCGCGATCACTTTTGGGGCGCAAGGCGGGCGACGTTGTGCTGTGGGAACGTCCGCTGGGCAACGTTGAACTGGAGATCACCGCCATTCACTATCCCGATCTGTCCCAAACGCCGGCGCATGAATGATGCAGCACGCCTTCAAGCCAGCCGCCGTCTGCACGCGGTGCAGGCACCCATCGTTGCCGTGGTCGGCGAGATGGTGCGGCGGACGGCGGACACCATCTCGCTGGCCCAGGGTGTGGTGTATTACGATCCTCCCGACGAGGCCCTGCGCGCGGTACAGACATTCATGGAAGCGGGCGGGCGGCACCAGTACGGCCCGGTGCAGGGTGAAGAGCAATTGCTGAATGCCATCAGTGAAAAGTTGCGGCGTGAAAATGGCATTCAAATAACGCCGGACTCCAGGCGGTGTGTCGTCGTCACGGCTGGCGCCAACATGGGCTTTCTCAACGCACTCTTCGCCGTGACCGATCCGGGCGACGAGATCATCCTGCCGTCGCCGTATTACTTCAATCATGAAATGGCGGTGCGCATGCTGAACTGCGTGCCGGTTTCGGTCGCGACGGATGAAAACTATCAGCCACGACTGGATGCCCTGCGCGCGGCCATCGGTTCGCGTACTCGCGCCATTGTTACCATCTCTCCCAACAATCCGACCGGCGCCGTGTATTCACAGGCGACGCTGGAAGCGGTCAACCGCCTGTGCGCTGAACATGCGCTTTATCACATCAGCGACGAAGCTTATGAGCATTTCACCTATGACGGCGTCCGGCATATTTCTGCAGGCGCGATCCCGGATTCCACCTCTCATACCATTTCGCTGTACTCGTTATCGAAAAGTTATGGTTTTGCCGGCTGGCGCATCGGCTACATGGTGATCCCCGAACACCTCTTTGACGCCGTGTTGAAAACACAGGACACCAATCTCATTTGCGCCACCCGAATCGCGCAGCATGCCGCAGTCGCGGCGTTGGAAACATCGCCGGCATATCGAGAACGGCATCTTGCCACGCTCTCCAGCGTGCGCAAAGCCGTGCGGCAGGAACTGCAAACGTTGTCGCCGGGTTGCCGCATCTCGGATTCTCCCGGGGCCTTTTACCTTTTTTTGCGCCTGGAGACGGAGATGCCACCCATGACCATGGTGGAAAAATTGATTCATGAACATAAAGTGGCGGTGTTGCCGGGGCACGCCTTCGGTTTTTCCACCGGATGTTATCTGCGCGTTTCTTATGGCGCGTTGCGGCCGGAAGCCGCCGTCGCCGGTATACGCCGGCTGGCGCAAGGGATACGCGCGCTGATTTGACAGTGTGGCCGAAACTTTCCCATCCGGCCGTGGCTCTGAGATACTGCGCAATAATATTTTCGTTGGAGGAAAATACAGTGATAAAGGCAAGAATGAAAATGGCGTTGTTCGCACTCGCGGTTCTGATTTTCGAACCTGTCATGGCCGCGGACTCCAAGGAAGCCTATGCCGTCTGGGGTGACGGCAATCTTTCCTGTCACAACTACAACAAGGCGCGTGCCGCCACCGGTCCGGAACTGGAGAAAATAAAATCATATGTCACCGGCTACCTGACCGCCTACAACGCCTTCACGCCCGACACCTATGATATTGCCGGTGGGGCCAAGATCGACACGGTAATCAGCAGCCTGGATGATTATTGCGACATCAAGCAGGTTGAAAGTCTGGAAAGCGCGTTGCATCACTTTGTTCAAGAGCATGTCGAAAAGCGCGCCAAGATCAGTCCGCGTGAGCGGCCGCGCTGGCCATGAACGGCTGATCATGGAACCCGGTGTTTTGAAGGCCCGTCTGCTGACCTGTCTGGAGCCGCTGGTGTTGGGCCATGGTCATTACGGCGATGGCGTTTTGGAAGCG
Proteins encoded in this region:
- a CDS encoding heterodisulfide reductase-related iron-sulfur binding cluster, translating into MTGEGSREGSLSAPIRHTVPWKTPEFYNEPALVKELERVYDICHGCRRCVSLCQAFPTLFDLVDNSSTMEVDGVAKSDYGKVVEHCYLCDLCYMTKCPYVPPHEWNVDFPQLMLRAKAQNFKKGKSRFRDRLLTSTDLVGNLAGIPVVAEIVNAANRAKPVRKLLDKALGIHPDASIPKYHSKSARKRWRQGPPIQAGPAGQTRGKVAVFVTCYGNRNLPQMVEDMTTVFRHNDLTVDLVPQEKCCGMPKLELGDLETVEQLKNANIPVLARMVEQGCDIIAPVPSCVLMFKKELPLLFPDEPAVRKVSEAMYDPFEYLVLRHKAGKFKTGFKQSLGKVVYHVPCHQRVQNIGLKTRDVLKLVPGTEIEVVERCSGHDGTYAVKSECHEYAVKICRPIVGKVQQSECDHYFSDCPMAGVQIESGLKNGKSAETPFALLRLAYGI
- a CDS encoding rubrerythrin family protein, giving the protein MANLKGSKTEGNLKAAFAGESQANRRYLYFAQKADVEGYNDVSAVFRSTAEGETGHAHGHLEYLEQVGDPATGLPIGSTSNNLKAAIAGETHEYTDMYPGMAKTARTEGFGEIADWFETLAKAERSHANRFQKALDSIG
- a CDS encoding exodeoxyribonuclease VII small subunit is translated as MNKKRENIDFEKSLKELEEVVARLEAGESSLEQSLKDFERGIALTRTCQKALAEAEQKVKILTQKNGQEELQPFEPEAE
- a CDS encoding farnesyl diphosphate synthase yields the protein MTDLQEAMRIFQARSEAALESWLPAASVPPQRLHEAMRYSVLGGGKRVRPLLVYLTGTALGVAPEILDAPAAAVELIHAYSLVHDDLPAMDNDDLRRGRPTCHRVYGDAMAILVGDALQTLAFHILSRGGQQNPSATQRLAMLETLAEASGSLGMCGGQALDLDAVGHQLTLNELENMHLHKTGALIRASVRLGALSCAGVSTDQLQQLDVYARAIGLAFQVRDDVLDVEGATETIGKPQGSDSARNKPTYPNLLGLEGAKRTAEQFHQQAVQAMNEFGEAGKLLRELADYIVRREK
- the folE2 gene encoding GTP cyclohydrolase FolE2 — its product is MNKPTTIYKELPDTQASADTRHLPIDRVGIKDIRHPVVVKDRAGREQHTVARFNMYVGLCEKFKGTHMSRFVEILNKHEYEISVESFMRMVKETADVLEARKGHVEMVFPYFVTKAAPVSGVKSLLDYEVTFSGEINNGVMSTGVKVVVPVTSLCPCSKSISDYGAHNQRSHVTVNVRIRDFVWIEELIDIVEKAASCELYGLLKRPDEKYVTERAYDNPRFVEDMVRDVAVQLNADDRIAAYTVESENFESIHNHSAYAMIECDKDARK
- the mazG gene encoding nucleoside triphosphate pyrophosphohydrolase, encoding MESMKRLLGIMARLRDPEKGCPWDRAQDFKSIVPHTLEEAYEVADVIEQERFDALRGELGDLLFQVVFYAQLAAERGWFDFEDVARAIADKLTTRHPHVFGETPAGTAAELSRQWEQHKEQERRQSQQNTGVLDGIAAALPAMSRAVKLQKRAARVGFDWNEPAPVLAKVREELGEVEHALNDAPERKTAEIGDLLFACVNLARHTGVEPEQALRGANARFERRFRYLEEKLREQGKVPADASLSEMDALWEQAKQQERP
- a CDS encoding HNH endonuclease, with the protein product MSSPLILRLDVSGIPITWVPWQDAVCLYSRDMIAWSTGESVFTYRGGVSRLTGQRSVVSINSIIAIKRSDTTHYVRRGIPPLSNKELFLRDGHLCMYCGDEFPEGHLTRDHVIPLSRGGRDCWSNVVAACKSCNARKGNRLPEESKTTLLAVPYVPNWAEFLALSNRRILADQMEFLKAQFKQKHRLLSFQ
- a CDS encoding GreA/GreB family elongation factor, whose translation is MSRAFVKEPDGDAAGDELPERAPSPHPNYMTPGGARRLAEKVQNLRDRRDQLVKTKDADMTAANELKQLERELRYLEHALQSAIVIDTHLQAHDDVRFGAAVTVIDEENRSHTFTIVGEEETCAPRGCISWVSPLARSLLGRKAGDVVLWERPLGNVELEITAIHYPDLSQTPAHE
- a CDS encoding pyridoxal phosphate-dependent aminotransferase, with the protein product MNDAARLQASRRLHAVQAPIVAVVGEMVRRTADTISLAQGVVYYDPPDEALRAVQTFMEAGGRHQYGPVQGEEQLLNAISEKLRRENGIQITPDSRRCVVVTAGANMGFLNALFAVTDPGDEIILPSPYYFNHEMAVRMLNCVPVSVATDENYQPRLDALRAAIGSRTRAIVTISPNNPTGAVYSQATLEAVNRLCAEHALYHISDEAYEHFTYDGVRHISAGAIPDSTSHTISLYSLSKSYGFAGWRIGYMVIPEHLFDAVLKTQDTNLICATRIAQHAAVAALETSPAYRERHLATLSSVRKAVRQELQTLSPGCRISDSPGAFYLFLRLETEMPPMTMVEKLIHEHKVAVLPGHAFGFSTGCYLRVSYGALRPEAAVAGIRRLAQGIRALI